From one Lycium barbarum isolate Lr01 chromosome 6, ASM1917538v2, whole genome shotgun sequence genomic stretch:
- the LOC132644035 gene encoding uncharacterized protein LOC132644035 yields the protein MPPYEALYGRKCRTPLCWSEVGERKLVGPKIVHKTEDKVKIIKDCLKLSSDRQKSYADLKRCEIEHQLGDKVFLKVSPRKKIMRFGQKGPYEVLERVGPVAYKLALPLDLDKIHNVFHVSMLRRYHSDPSHLLPVESIKVNPDLTYEVEPIQILAHETKEF from the coding sequence ATGCCTCcctatgaagcattatatgggagaaagtgtagaactCCTCTTTGTTGGAGTGAAGTTGGTGAAAGAAAATTAGTTGGTCCTAAGATTGTGCATAAAACTGAAGATAAGGTAAAAATCATCAAGGATTGTCTAAAACTTTCCTCggatagacaaaagtcttatgctgATCTTAAGAGGTGTGAAATTGAACATCAACTAGGAGATAAGGTATTTTTAAAGGTTTCTCCACGGAAAAAGATTATGAGATTTGGCCAAAAAGGACCATATGAAGTGCTTGAGAGAGTTGGTCCAGTTGCATATAAATTAGCTCTTCCACTGGACTTAGATAAGATCCACAATgtgttccatgtttctatgcttagaAGATATCACTCAGATCCATCTCATCTTCTTCCTGTTGAATCCATTAAGGTCAATCCTGACTTGACATATGAAGTGGAACCTATCCAAATCTTGGCACATGAGACAAAAGAGTTCTAA